One Entelurus aequoreus isolate RoL-2023_Sb linkage group LG09, RoL_Eaeq_v1.1, whole genome shotgun sequence genomic window carries:
- the LOC133656943 gene encoding homeobox protein HMX2-like, translating to MCGFSILNTATIRGGCEGFHCYEATMSSAQVSGSKCASGPVSSFTIQSILGTPVQATRTGSKELSKGHAVQAVQAAAAATTTTGAPPRRRTLSVSSEEDCSGGEDSADCFSCSEPPGHREHNFSCLGATKGLLSAAEGLARRQDYKEAHEDRGCASPEERRADDKHLQGGSAKKKTRTVFSRSQVYQLESTFDMKRYLSSSERACLASSLQLTETQVKTWFQNRRNKWKRQLSAELEAANMAHASAQTLVGMPLVFRDSSLLRVPVPRSIAFPTPLYYPGSNLPALPLYNLYNKVEY from the exons ATGTGTGGTTTCTCCATCCTTAATACCGCGACAATCCGAGGCGGCTGCGAGGGCTTCCACTGTTATGAGGCGACGATGAGCAGCGCACAAGTCAGCGGCAGCAAGTGCGCGTCGGGGCCCGTCAGCAGCTTCACCATCCAGTCCATCCTGGGCACGCCCGTCCAGGCGACGCGCACCGGGAGCAAGGAGCTCTCCAAGGGGCATGCGGTGCAGGCGGTgcaggcggcggcggcggcgacgACGACCACCGGTGCCCCGCCACGGAGGAGGACGCTGTCGGTGTCCTCGGAGGAAGACTGCAGCGGCGGGGAGGACTCGGCGGACTGCTTCTCCTGCTCGGAACCACCGGGTCACCGGGAACACAACTTCTCATGTTTAG GTGCGACCAAGGGGCTCCTGTCCGCCGCCGAGGGTCTGGCCAGGAGGCAGGACTACAAGGAGGCGCATGAGGACCGAGGCTGCGCGTCCCCCGAGGAGCGGCGGGCGGACGACAAGCATCTGCAGGGCGGCTCGGCCAAGAAGAAGACGCGCACCGTCTTCTCCCGCAGCCAGGTGTACCAGCTGGAGTCCACCTTCGACATGAAGCGCTACCTGAGCAGCTCGGAGCGCGCCTGCCTGGCCTCCAGCCTGCAGCTGACCGAGACGCAGGTCAAGACCTGGTTTCAGAACCGCAGGAACAAGTGGAAGCGGCAGCTGTCCGCCGAGCTGGAGGCGGCCAACATGGCGCACGCCTCGGCGCAGACACTCGTGGGCATGCCGCTGGTTTTCAGGGACAGCTCCTTGCTGCGCGTCCCGGTCCCTCGCTCCATCGCCTTCCCGACGCCCCTCTACTACCCCGGGAGCAACCTGCCGGCCCTGCCTTTGTACAACCTGTACAACAAGGTGGAGTACTGA